In Planctomonas sp. JC2975, the genomic stretch CTCACAGCCGAAGAGATCGGCGAATACTCCGGCCAGGTGAAGGAGGTCAAGCCGGTCACCATCGCGACGTACCAGATCCTCACGTCGAAGCGGAAGGGCGAATACGCGCACCTGAGCCTGCTCGACGCACTCGACTGGGGCCTGATCATCTACGACGAGGTCCACCTGCTGCCGGCTCCCGTCTTCAAGCTCACGGCAGAGCTGCAGGCGCGGCGCAGGCTCGGGCTCACCGCCACGCTGGTACGCGAGGACGGCCGCGAGGGCGACGTCTTCTCCCTCATCGGTCCCAAACGATTCGACGCGCCGTGGAAGGAGATCGAGTCGCAAGGCTTCATCTCTCCGGCAGCCTGTTACGAGGTGCGCATCGACCTGCCGGCATCCGACCGCCTCTCGTATGCTGCGGCCGCCGACGACGAGCGATATCGGCTCGCGGCGACCGCGCCGGCCAAGCTCGGCGTGGTCAAGTCGCTTGTCGATCGGCACGCGGGCGAGCGCATCCTCGTCATCGGGCAGTACCTCGACCAGATCGACGAGCTCGCGGATGCCCTCGACGCACCGTCCCTGACCGGCGCAACCCCCGTGGACGAGCGCGAGCGCCTCTACCAGGAGTTCCGCGAGGGCAAGACCCCGGTTCTTGTCGTCAGCAAGGTCGCGAACTTCTCCGTTGATCTGCCGGAGGCGACGGTCGCCATCCAGGTGAGCGGCTCCTTCGGATCCCGCCAGGAGGAGGCGCAGCGCCTCGGTCGCTTGCTGCGTCCGAAGGAGTCCGGGCTGTCCGCGAACTTCTACACGCTCGTCGCGCGCGACACCGTCGACCAGGATTTCGCGCAGAACCGGCAGCGCTTCCTGGCGGAGCAGGGGTACTCGTACACGATCCTCGATGCCGGCGCCATCGCCGCCTGATCACCGGGAGACGAACGGCGGCGCGACCGTTCAGTCTGCGCGAACGTAACGCAGCAGAAGCGTGTCGTCCGACCGGAGCACCTGCCCGACCCGCAGCGACCTGTCCGTCTCCGAGCCCGTCGCGATCCGCGGTCCGTTTCCGCCGACCAGCACGGGGCTGACGGTCAGGCACAACTCGTCGACGGCATCCGCCGCGGTGAGGGCCCCGAGCAGGTGTGGACCGCCTTCGCACTGCACTCGTCGCAGCCCGCGCTCGGCGAGCGCGTCGAGCGCCTGACGCAGGTCGACGGATGTTCCGCCGCACTCCACCACGTCTGCCACCGCCGTCAACGCCGCCACTCTGTCCCGGTCGGCAGAGACCCGAGTGATGACGATCGGTCGAACGGGCGACCGCCTGAACAGCTCTGACCCGGGATCCAGCGCGGCCTCCCCCGTGACGATCGCCAGCGTCGGATGCGCTGCGAAACCGTGCGCCTCGCGCCAGCGCCGCGCCTCGGCATCCACGAGCTCTCCCGAGTAGCCCTCGGCCCGCACGGTGCCTGCACCGACGAGGACCACGTCGCACACGTGTCGCAGGAGGGTGAAGACGCGCTTGTCCGCAGCATCCGAGAGCGCGCCGGATCGTCCGGCCAGCGTCGCCGACCCGTCCACCGACGAGACGAAGTTCACGCGCACCCACCGTGATGCCACGCCGTGCTCGTAACCGGCGATGACGGCATCGTCGTCCAGAGCGGTCGCGGCGTGCGGCCAGATGGCGTCGATCACCCCGTCTCCGTCAGAGCTCAACTCAGTTCCCCCTTCATCGTCAGCACGCGGAACGGTCCATCTTCGTGCGCGTCATCCTCGCTACAGCGCCTCCTCGTTGAAGTCGCCCATGTTGTGCTTGAGAAACGCGGGCTCCCGCAGGCCGAGGATCGCCTCGGTCATGCGCACGGCGGCGACCGATTCCCGCACGTTGTGCATGCGGACCACGCGCGCACCCTGCGTGACGCAGAACACGGCGGCCGCGAGCGATCCCTCGAGCCTGTCGGCGCGGTCCACGTCGAGGGTCTCGCCGATGAAGTCCTTGTTCGACACCGCGGCGAGCGCCGGCAGCCCGATGGCGGCGATCTCGTCGAACCGACGCGTGAGCTCGAGCGTGTGCAGGGTGTTCTTGTTCAGGTCGTGGCCAGGGTCGATCACGATCCGGTTCTCCGGCACGCCGAGAGACACGGCGAGGTCCACACGCTCGCCGAGGAACGCTGCAACCTCCGTCACCACGTCGTCGTACTGCGGACGTGGATACACGGTGCGGGGCGCCGCCAGGCTATGGGTGATGACGAGCGTCGCGTCGCTGTCGGCGACCACCTCGGCGAGCCGCCGATCATGGATGCCCGTGGTGTCGTTGATCACGTCGGCTCCGGCCGCGATCGCGTGCAGCGCCACCTCCGACTCGAACGTGTCGACGGAGAGGACGACGTCCGACTCGCGCCGCAACGCCTCGACGACGGGAACGACTCTCGCGATCTCCTCGTCCACGGGAAGCGCTGGTCCCGGTTTGAAGGGCACGCCTCCGATGTCGATCCAGTCGGCGCCGTGCTCGACGGCGGCGAGGCAGGCGTGCACCGCGGCATCCAGGGAGAAGGTGGCGCCGCGGTCGTAGAACGAGTCGGGGGTGCGGTTCACGACGGCCATCACGGCCACTCGCGCTGAGAAGTCGAAGGTGTGGGCCCCGATGGTGCGCACCGGGGTGCGAAGCGGAGGCAGGTAGACGCTCATGCGTCCGCCACGAGGTCGCCGAGCGGCACGGTCGGATCCGCCAGCCGAGCCTCGTCCACCGGTCGTGCGGAACGGATGAGTCCCTGAACCTGCTCGTTCACATCCCACACGTTCACGTTCATGCCGGCCACCACACGTCCCTCGCCGGTCACCCAGAAGGAGACGAACTCGCGCGCCGCCAGGTCTCCGCGGTACACGACATGGGTCCCGGGCATCAGCGGGGCGTATCCCGAGAACTCCATGCCGAGGTCGAATTGGTCCGTATAGAAATAGGGGATGTCGTCGTACTCGACGCCGCGATCGAGCATGTTGAGTGCAGCGGTGCGGCCCGTGCCGATCGCATTCGCCCAGTGCTCGCTGCGCAGCTGCCGCCCGAGCACCGGATGGAACGGGTCGGCCGCGTCTCCGGCGGCGAAAACGTCGGAGAATCCGGCGTGCATCCCGGCGTCGACCAGGATGCCGTTCTCCACCTCGAATCCCGCATCCTCCGCGATGCCCACGAGCGGAACGGCTCCGATCCCGACGACCACCAGGTCGGCGTCGACCTCGCCTGCGCTGTGCACGACACCTGTCACGCGCCCATCCGCGACGCGGAACGCCTGCACGTCCGCACCGCGCACGAGCCTTACGCCGTGATCCAGGTGGAGCCCGGCGAACACCTCGCCCAGCTCGTCGTCCAGGGCCGCCGACAACGGGACCTCCGAGTGCGACACCACGGTCACCTCGTTGCCGAAGCCTCGCACGGTGGCGGCCACCTCCATGCCGATCCAGCCCGAACCGACCACGACGACGCGCTTGTCCCCGGCCTCCGTGGCCTCTCTGATACCGCGGGAGTCTTCGAGTGTTCGCAGGTAGTGGATGCCCTCCGCATCCGCTCCCGGGACGTCCAGCCTGCGCGGCGCGGCGCCCGTGGCGAGCAGCAGGCGATCAAACGGCACCGTCGCGCCACCCTCCAGCACCACCTTGCGGCCGTCGGTGTCCAGCGAGCGCGCGTGCTGTCCGGAACGCACGTCGACGTCGTGCTCGTGCCACCAGGCATCCGGCTGCACCCACAGTTCGGACTCGTCGAGCCGCGCGAGGAAGGCCTTGGAGAGCGGCGGCCGGATGTACGGCTTGTGCGCCTCTCCGGCGATCAGCGTGATGTGTCCGTCGAAGCCCTCGTCCCTCAGTGTGGATGCCGCTGTGCCGGCCGCGAGACCGCCTCCGACGATGACGAATTCCGAAGCTGACATCTGGTTCCTCCCTGCACTGCTGTCGATTCGGCGCCGACGACGCCGTGCTCGTGAACACGCCGACACGGCGCCCGCGTGCATCCGATTCTTCAGTAATCGGCGCCCGAGTGTGCACAGCGCACACTGTTCGCGCCTCAAGCCGATCCCCGGCTCGCACACGTCACTCCACGGGATGTCGCACGACAGACTCACAGGAAGATTCCAGCCCACGCGCAGAGACTGAGCGCATGAGCACCGGACCCCGAATCCTCATCGTCGACGACGAGCCCAACATCCGCGACCTCCTCACCACGAGCCTCCGGTTCGCCGGATTCGCCGTGCGTGCCGTCGGCAACGGCGCCCAGGCCATCAGCGCGGTGCTCGAGGAGGAGCCCGACCTCATCATCCTCGATGTGATGCTGCCGGACATGAACGGTTTCGGCGTCACGAAGCGTCTGCGGGGCGCGGGATACACGGCGCCGATCCTGTTCCTCACCGCCAAAGACGACACCGAGGACAAGATCACCGGTCTCACCGTCGGCGGCGACGACTACGTGACCAAGCCGTTCAGCCTCGACGAGATCGTCGCGCGCATCAAGGCCATCCTCCGCCGCACGATGCAGGCGGACGACGACGCGATCATCCGCGCGGGCGAGCTCACCATGGACCAGGACACGCACGAGGTCTTCGTCGGCGACACCCCCATCGAGCTCTCCCCCACCGAGTTCAAGTTGCTGCGCTACCTCATGCTCAACCCGAACCGCGTGCTGTCGAAGGCTCAGATCCTCGACCACGTGTGGGAGTACGACTTCAACGGCGACGCCGGCATCGTCGAGAGCTACATCTCCTACCTGCGCCGAAAGGTGGATGCGCACTCCAGCGAGCCGCTCATCCAGACCAAACGCGGCTTCGGCTACATGCTGAAGGCCGCGAAGTCCTAGGTCGTGTCGGCCAACTCGTGGCGGCCCTATTCCACTCTGCGGTGACAAGCCGTTCTCCCAGCCCGGGCCGCTTAGGCTCCTACGTGTGAGGCAGGCTGCAATCTCGACGACGCGATTCGCTCTGCGACGCGGCGCCGCGTGCGCCGCTGGAACAAGGTACGCGTCGGCCCAGCCGCGCCGCGCCCGGCAGGGACGAGAGCCGAAGTGATACTCGATCACTGGAATTCGATCTCGCTCCGTACGAAGATCACGGGCGTCACGGTGCTCGTGCTCACGTTCGGCCTGCTCGTCGCCGGCCTCGGCACGATGCTCCTGTTCAAACCGGTGCTGATCAACCTCTTCGACCAGCAGCTCAAGGCGATCGCCGCCCAGCCGGACAGCATCAACGCCATCCTCCCCGACCAGGCCAAGTCCTCCAGCGGCCCGGTGTTGGGACAGGCGGGCACCGCGAGCTACTACGTCGCCCTGTACGGCTCAGACGGTCAGCTCATGCAGGAGAACTGGACCGCGGTTCCGGACGGCAAGAAGCCCGCCGTGCCCAGCTCCTTATCGCTCGAGCAGGGAGCCGCATGCGCGAACGAGGGCGCCGGCTGGGTGCAGAGCCGTGACGGATCCGGATCCTTCCGCAGCGTGTGCGCCGTCGTCCAGCTGCGCGGACAGACGCCGACCTACGGAACGGCGATCATCGCCATCTCGACCGCGCCCCTCGACAACACGCTGGCGAGCTACCTCTCCATCTTCTTCAGCTTCGGTGTCATCGTCGTCATCATCGGCGCGTTCCTCACCCGTGCCCTCGTGACGACCACCTTCCGGCCACTCCGCGAGGTGGAGCGCACGGCAGCCGAGATCGCCGACGGCGACTTCAGTCAGCGCCTCGGCGGCGCGACGCCCAACACCGAAGTCGGCCGGCTGAACCGCTCGCTGAACACCATGCTGAACCGCATCGACCGGGCCTTCAAAGACCGGGCGCGCAGCATCGAGCAGATGCGACGGTTCGTCGGTGATGCCAGTCACGAGCTGCGCACCCCCCTCGTCTCCGTGCGCGGCTACGCAGAGCTCTACCGCATGGGTGCACTGCAGACGCCGGAAGAGGTCGCTCAGGCCATGGAGCGCATCGAGAAGGAGGCCGTGCGCATGGGCCTCCTCGTGGAGGACCTCCTGGAGCTCGCCCGCCTCGACGAGACGAAGCCGCTCAACCTCGGCATCGTCGATCTCGTTCCGCTCGCACACGACGCCGCGCTCGACGCGAACGCGGGCAACCCCGATCGCGCCGTCTCCGTGCAGTTGTCACTGCCGCCCCTGCCTCCGCCCCCGCCGGGGCCGTCGATCGCAGGAGCAGCGGATGCCCACCAGGAGGAGAGCGCAGCGGAACCGGCCCCCACGCGTTCCGCTGGCGGCGAGTCGTCCCGGAACACGGGATCGCAGGGTCCCATCGGGTTCGCCGGCGCGACCCTGGCCCGCCTGCGGCGCCGGCCGCGCAAGGCGGATCCGGGCGTGGAGACGGCTCCGCTCGAGCTGGCAGACATCCCGGAACCGCCGCGCGTACGCGCACTGGTGATGGCCGAGGAGAACAAGCTCAGGCAGGTCATCGCGAACCTGATCGGCAACGCGGTGCGATACACCCCGTCTGGCAGCCCGATCGAGATCGGTGTCTCGGTCGATCGAGACCGCGATGTCGCGGTCCTCTCGGTGATCGACCACGGCGAGGGCATCCCGCCGCAGATCAGGGAGAAGATCTTCCAGCGCTTCTGGCGGGCCGACACCTCGCGCACCCGCGAGACCGGCGGCAGCGGTCTCGGCCTGGCTATCGTCGCCTCGATCGTCGGCGCCCACCACGGCACCGTGGAGGCCGTCGAGACCCCCGGCGGCGGTGCGACCTTCCAGGTGACCCTCCCGCTGGTCGATTCGCCGCATGCACCGAAGACCGCCGCAACGGCCTGACCGCCCGCCGCTCAACGCCCGATCCCGACTCCCACCGTGACGCTCTCCGCGCGTCGACCGATCGGACGCCCGCCGCCGCGTCCGCCGTGATTGTGCCTGCGCCGGCTCTCACATCGGCTCCGATCATCTGCATCCGAATTCGCGACGCAGAGGCGAACGCGCGCGTAATTGCGAGGTCGGCGCCACGGCCGACAGATCCGCGGCACCGCATTGCGGACAGGAATGCAGGAATACCCCTCCCCATCTGGTAAGGGCAATAGGGCTGTACCCCTCCCCATTCGGCAAACATCAATAGCGAATACCCCTCCCCTTCTGGTACTCGACTATTGCTCGGACCCCTCCCCCTGCGGCAATCGGGAATGTCCTGGACCACTCCCTCTTTGGCAAGACTCTGCGGCGATTCGCAAAGGAATCAGGTTTGTCCGCGGTTACCGTGGCGGCGTGCGCGATGACGAGTTACGACGCCTGTTGACCGAGAGCAATCCGTGGTGGACCGCCGCTGCCCGCGGCGCGGATCCCACGTCGTGGGTCGCCGGCAACCGCACGCTCCGCGAACGCACGCGATACGAGCTGGGCTACCGGAGCGGCATCCTCGACGACGTCGCCAGCGTCGAGCCCGATGGACGACTCGTCGTGCTCACGGGACCACGCCGCATCGGCAAGTCGGTGGCCCTGCTGGATGCCGCAGCCAATCTCTGCACGCTGCCCGGCGTCGATCCTCGTCAGGTCATCTACGTGCCGTGCGACACGATGCGCGGCCGCGACGTCACCCGCACACTCACTCTCGCCAGGATGCTCACCCGCTCCGTCGACCAGCCCAAGCCGCGCCCGCGCGTCTGGCTGTTCGATGAGATCAGCATGGTCAGCGGGTGGACGAGTGCACTCAAGCTCGCCCGCGACACCACAGCGTTCGGCGACGACACGGTCGTCGTCACGGGCAGTCGCTGGGCCCAGTCCGAGGACATCCAGGGCAACCTGCTCGCGGGGCGTGCGGGATCGACGGGGTCTCATCGCATTCGCCAGCTGCTGCCGATGTCATTCAGGGATTTCCTCACAGCCGCCTACCCTGGTCTGCCGACCGTCGCGGTCGTCAACCCGGCCGAGTTGCAGAGCGAGGAATCCCGCTGGGCGCTCGACGGCCTCCAGTTCGCCGTTGACGAGCTGGATCTCGCCTGGCAGGACTACCTCACGTGCGGCGGTTTTCCCCGCGCCGTCTTCGAGCACACCCGCGCCGGTGCGGTATCGGACGGCTATGCCCGCGACCTGCACGCGTGGCTGCGCCGCGATGTCGATCCGGATGCGCCGACCAACACCACCACGACACTCCTGCGCGGCATCAGCGAGCGCATGAACAGCCCGATCAACCTGACCTCGACGGCTCAGGATCTCGGATACGCGAGCCGACCCACCTTCACCGCCCGTGTCGACCGGCTGATCAGTACCCACGCCGCTCTCCGCTGCAACCAGGTGCGCGACGAAGGCGACCGCGTCGTCGGGGCGCACTACAAGCTGTATCTCGCTGATCCGCTGCTCGCCTGGATCCCCTCCATCGTGAGCCCTGGCCTGCCGACGCCCGATTTCACGCGGCTCACGGAGTCCGCGCTCGGGATCACGCTCGCCCGCGCGATCGAGGCGCTCGACGAGGGCCGCTGGCTCTCCGACGACTCCGTCGGCTACGCCCGCACGGAGTCGAACAACGAGATCGACTTCGCGCCGGTCCGAGTGCCCGTCGGGGGCACGCATTCGACGACGGTCCCCATCGAGAGCAAGTGGATCGACACGGGCTGGCGTGCGGAATCGCGGGTCATCGATGGCAAGTACGGGCGCGGCATCCTGGCGACGAAGTCCGTGCTCGATCTGGACGGCGACGTCTGGGCCGTTCCGGCACCGCTCGTGGCGCTGCTGCTGGCGTAGGGCCCGCTTGGTCTCGCCGTCCACGGGTTGCGTCTCCGATGTTCATCCACGAAGTGCCGAACGGCGCCGATCCATGCCCTGACGGATGCCTACTCTCGGTTCCACGCGCCCGCGCCGGCGGCGCACGAAGGAGGAACCATGACCACATATCGGGTGGACAGCGACCAGATGATCGCGGCGACGAGCGCCGTGCGCGGATCGATGAGCCGCATCCAGAGCGAGGTGGCGGGCCTGATGGGCCAGCTGAACGGTCTGCAGGGTTCGTGGAGCGGGCAAGCGGCCACTTCGTTCCAGGGCGTGGTCGCGCAATGGCGAGGCACGCAGCAACAGGTCGAAGAATCGCTCGCCGCCCTGAACCAGGCGCTCGGTCAGGCCGGGCAGCACTACGCGGAGGTGGAACTCACGAACGCGAAGCTGTTCTCGGTCTGACCGTGACGGGGCCAAGCACTCCGACCTGCCGCAGGAGCGGGTGCGGAAAACGAGAAGGGCGCCCCGAGGGGCGCCCTTCCGTTGGATTGCTTCGGCTTTAGAAGTCCATGCCGCCGGCGTCGCCACCGGGGATCGGAGCAGCCTTCTCCGGCTTGTCTGCCACGACCGCCTCGGTCGTGAGGAACAGGCCGGCGATGGATGCCGCGTTCTGCAGAGCAGAGCGGGTCACCTTCACCGGGTCGTTGATGCCCGCCTCGAGCATGTCGACGTACTCACCGGTCGCGGCGTTGAGGCCCTGACCCGAGGGAAGCTCGGCGACCTTGGCCGCCACGACGCCCGGCTCGAGTCCGGCGTTGAGGGCGATCTGCTTCAGCGGCGCCTCGATGGCGACCTTGACGATGCTCACGCCGGTCGCCTCGTCGCCACTGAGCTCGAGGTTCTCGAACGCCTTCTTGCCTGCCTGGATGAGCGCGACGCCACCACCGGCGACGATGCCCTCCTCGACGGCAGCCTTCGCGTTGCGCACGGCGTCCTCGATGCGGTGCTTGCGCTCCTTGAGCTCGACCTCGGTGGCCGCGCCCGCCTTGATGACGGCGACGCCACCGGCGAGCTTGGCGAGGCGCTCCTGGAGCTTCTCGCGGTCGTAGTCGCTGTCGGTGTTCTCGATCTCGTTGCGGATCTGCTGCACGCGGCCGGCGATCTGCTCCGGGTCGCCCGCGCCCTCGACGATCGTGGTCTCATCCTTGGTGATGACCACCTTGCGAGCCTGACCGAGCAGGTCGAGGGTCACGTTCTCGAGCTTGAGACCGATCTCCTCGCTGATGACCTGACCACCGGTGAGGATGGCGATGTCCTGCAGCTGGGCCTTGCGGCGGTCGCCGAAGCCAGGAGCCTTGACGGCGACCGACTTGAAGATGCCGCGCACCTTGTTGACGATCAGCGTGGCCAGGGCCTCGCCGTCGACGTCCTCGGCGATGATCAGCAGCTGCTTGCCCGCCTGGATCACCTTGTCGACGATGGGCAGAAGGTCCTTGATGTTCGAGATCTTCTGGTTGGCGATGAGGATGTAGGGGTCCTCGAAGACCGCCTCCTGGCGGTCGGGGTCGGTCACGAAGTACTGCGACAGGAAGCCCTTGTCGAAGCGCATGCCCTCGGTGAGCTCGAGCTCGGTGCCGAAGGTGTTCGACTCCTCGACCGTGACGACGCCTTCCTTGCCCACCTTGTCGATGGCCTCGGCGATGATCGCGCCGATCTCGGGGTCACCGGCGGAGATGGATGCCGTCGCGGCGATCTGCTCCTTGGTCTCGACCTCCTTGGCGGCGGCGACGAGCTCCGCGACGACGGCAGCCGTCGCGGACTCGATGCCGCGCTTGAGGCTGATCGGGTCGGCTCCGGCCGCGACGTTGCGAAGGCCCTCGCGCACGAGCGCCTGGGCGAGCACGGTCGCGGTCGTGGTGCCGTCACCGGCGACGTCGTCGGTCTTCTTCGCGACCTCCTTGACGAGCTCGGCACCGATGCGCTCGTACGGGTCGTCGAGCTCGATCTCCTTCGCGATGGACACGCCGTCGTTGGTGATCGTCGGGGCGCCCCACTTCTTGTCGAGCACGACGTTGCGACCGCGGGGGCCGAGGGTCACCTTGACCGCGTCGGCAAGCGTGTTGAGTCCACGCTCGAGGCCGCGACGAGCCTCCTCGTTGAAAGCAATGATCTTTGCCATGTTGTTTCTCGTCCCTCCCGGACGTACGCGAAAGAATCAATGGGTTAGCACTCAGAAGAAGTGAGTGCTAAAAGGATTCTGGCACTCGCCCCCCGTGAGTGCAAGACGAGCGGATGCGCCGCGTCACAGGGCGACGGCGACGTGCGGCACGCGGGGCTCAGCACGCCCGGCCATCATGGAGGGGCGTCCGGGCACTCGATCTGCAGGCCGAGGCAGCACGGCACTGTCGGCCGAACGAGCGATGTCGTCGGAAAGATCCCGAATGACTCGGCAAGACCGGTGAGCCCGGAGTCAGCGCCGTTCGAGGCGGCGGCGCCTGAGTGCCGACGCAACGGCATGCGCGGCCAGTGAGGCGGCAGCCGCAACCACCGCGCTGAGGAGAGCGAGCGCCGCGAAAACGGGCAGGGCGCCCACCATCGGTCCACCTCCGCTGTATCCGCCGACCAGGAAGGCCGCAGCGACGGCGAACCCGAAGACCGCCGCGCTCGTCACAGCGAGCCAGCGAGAGCGGATGGCGGCACCGATCGCCAGGCAGCACAGCGCCCACGGGATCAGAACCAGCGCTGTGCCCGAGAACAGAATCCTGACGCTCGCTGCGCCGATCAACGCCCCAGCCACCGCCAGCACGACGAACGTCGCGGCCGCTCCCCACCTCGTGGCGACCACGGACACGCTCACGAACGCCCGGCTGGGGTGAGAGTGCTCGCCATGGCGGGCACGAGCCGGATGCAGAAGTATGCCGCCAACGCGAGCGACACCGCCGCCTCGACGTACCAGAGTCCCTGCCCCCAGTGCCCGCGCAGGACGACACCGCCGATGCCTGCCGCGAGCAGCGCGAGTCCTGCGCCGCCGAATGCCGTCGCCCCGACCGCCCAGACGACGGGCCGAGGCACGCGGCGACGCGGGATGCTGGCCGCACGGCGCAACAGGAACGCCGCCAGCACCACGAGGCCGACCACGAGCAGCCCGGCGATGGAGCCGGCGACCGCGAAGAGGAACGAGTCGTCGGACGCCTCCATCGCGGCGGCCGTCCGGCAGTTGCCGGCCGTCGGCTGCACGAGCATCCAGTGCGCGCACTGAGCGGCAGCGAAGCGGTACGAGCTCGGCGCACCGTAGACCCACTGCGTGGACGTGAGCAGCGCGAGGAGACGCGCGATCCCAGCGGAGAGGCCGACGGCCACGAAGCCGATCGCCGCCAGCCAGCCGCCGGCGAGGGCGAAGGCCGTTGCCGCGGCCACGAACGGATGCGGATCGACGGCGCGCGCAACGTGCTCGGCCGACCCGAAGGCGTCGATGGCCGCCTGCTGCGCGGCATCCTCGTCCATCCCTGCCTCGACGGATGCCGCGGCAGCGTCCCGCAGATGGGCCTCCGCCTCCGCGAGCATGCTCCGGCACTCCGCCGGATCGCCGTGCAGACGACCGAAGAGGTCGTCGAGATACGAGTCGATGCGATCGCGCCCGTCGGTCATGCGAGACCCCCGATCACGCTGTCGACAGCGACCGAGAATCTGCGCCACTGGGCGGTCTGATCGGCGAGCTCCCTGGCACCCGCGTCGCTCAGCCGGTAGACGCGTCGGCGGCGCCCCTCCACCGCCTGCCAGTCGCTGTCGACGAGCCCGCCTGCCTCGAGACCGTGCAGCGCGGGATAGACAGTGCCTTCCGCCAGATCGAACTCGCCCTCGCTCCGCGCCTTGAGCGCCGTGATGACGTGGTATCCGTGAGCCGGTCCTGCACTGAGGATGCTGAGGAGCAGGAGGTCGAGGTTGCCCCGGATGCGATCGTGTCCCATACCTCGGAAGCCTAGGTATGGGACATCCGCATGTCAACGATCAACGCGGCACTGCAGTACAGACAAGAAAGAGGGGACGCTGCCTCGGCAGCATCCCCTCTTATCGATTCGTTGTCGTCAGGCGGGTCGGACGGACTCCGCCTGCGGCCCCTTCGATCCACTGCCGACCTCGAAAGTCACCTGCTGACCCTCTTCAAGGACCTTGTAGCCATTCATGTCGATTGCGGAGTAGTGAACGAAAACGTCCTGTCCCCCACCATCGACAGTGATGAAGCCGTAGCCCTTTTCAGCGTTGAACCATTTGACGGTTCCGTTCGCCATTTAATACTCCCATTGCCCTTCTGCAACGCCGCATGGTCGCGCACGTTGGATCCCGATAGTAGCGGGCGCCCTAGCCCAGTACGAGGGGTGTTTCCAGATTGAGACAATCAATGACAGACATCCGCTTCGCGCATCACAGCGCGGCAAACGGGGGCCTTTACTGGTGGGTGGGTTTGTAGTCGTCGCCGAGCACGATCGTGATGTCCGCTCCGGATGCCGCGAAGTCCTGGGTCACCTGGATCGGTGCGCCCGCGAGCTCCTGTGAGACGGCGAGCGCCGCGGCCTCGTTCTTCGGATCCGAGTAGTACACCGTTGTCGTCTTGACGTCGGTCGAGCTCGCGTTGGCCGGGGTGATGTTCTGCCAGCCGGCGGCTTTCAGTGTGGTGGTGGCGTCCGCCGCAAGGCCCGACTTCGTCGTGCCGTTCAGGACGATCAGGTTGAGTGCCGGATTGACGGCCGGCGTGATGGTCGGTGTCGGTGTCGGCGTCGCGGTCGGCGTCTGGGAGGCCGTCGCGTGCCCGAAAGGCAGGTTGACGTTCAGCGTGCCGTTGATGGCGAAGATGGCGAGAGCGCCGAGACCCACGATGACGATGACGGCTCCGGCGCACCAGGCGACCCAGATCCAGCCGTATCCCTTCGGCCGCGGAGCCCTGTGCGCGCCGATGCGCTCGAGATCGTCGGGGATCTGGTCGAATCGGTCGTTCGGGAACTTCTGGGCCATGGGCGGAGGTACTGATCCTTCAGTTCGGGCGCGGTGACCGCGATCGGGTGGCTTCGGATGACGGGATCACTGCGGCGGAC encodes the following:
- a CDS encoding LytR C-terminal domain-containing protein, translated to MAQKFPNDRFDQIPDDLERIGAHRAPRPKGYGWIWVAWCAGAVIVIVGLGALAIFAINGTLNVNLPFGHATASQTPTATPTPTPTITPAVNPALNLIVLNGTTKSGLAADATTTLKAAGWQNITPANASSTDVKTTTVYYSDPKNEAAALAVSQELAGAPIQVTQDFAASGADITIVLGDDYKPTHQ
- a CDS encoding helix-turn-helix transcriptional regulator gives rise to the protein MGHDRIRGNLDLLLLSILSAGPAHGYHVITALKARSEGEFDLAEGTVYPALHGLEAGGLVDSDWQAVEGRRRRVYRLSDAGARELADQTAQWRRFSVAVDSVIGGLA
- a CDS encoding permease prefix domain 1-containing protein, producing MTDGRDRIDSYLDDLFGRLHGDPAECRSMLAEAEAHLRDAAAASVEAGMDEDAAQQAAIDAFGSAEHVARAVDPHPFVAAATAFALAGGWLAAIGFVAVGLSAGIARLLALLTSTQWVYGAPSSYRFAAAQCAHWMLVQPTAGNCRTAAAMEASDDSFLFAVAGSIAGLLVVGLVVLAAFLLRRAASIPRRRVPRPVVWAVGATAFGGAGLALLAAGIGGVVLRGHWGQGLWYVEAAVSLALAAYFCIRLVPAMASTLTPAGRS
- a CDS encoding cold-shock protein; translated protein: MANGTVKWFNAEKGYGFITVDGGGQDVFVHYSAIDMNGYKVLEEGQQVTFEVGSGSKGPQAESVRPA